Proteins from one Elusimicrobiota bacterium genomic window:
- a CDS encoding T9SS type A sorting domain-containing protein, with translation WLYVPEKTDVSALKISFKSGSSGWYSHGYNIASSTDINSGWNYLSFRTNEFEVSGSTQSWGNINGVRFTFAQSATVNDTTLIIDGLQAYKSATCSGSDGTKDKVYITATAVPFNQYSLTQNKIQFIVRNKKLQLGYSEICTAKTSDSSQLYGALKFVQSGPDPTFKLGEVYSFPNPAKYGKNPVLHIEVGIADKVDIGIYNIAGELIYTTNIDGNSASVVNNKYCYEQEWDSGGYASGVYIYLIKAHKSGYADIKAVKKLAVIR, from the coding sequence TGGTTGTATGTTCCAGAAAAAACAGACGTATCGGCGTTAAAAATATCATTCAAAAGCGGCAGCTCAGGCTGGTATTCACATGGATATAACATAGCTTCGAGCACCGACATCAACAGCGGGTGGAACTACCTGTCATTTCGTACAAACGAGTTTGAAGTGTCGGGTTCAACCCAAAGCTGGGGGAATATCAACGGGGTAAGGTTTACATTTGCTCAATCCGCTACTGTCAACGATACTACTTTGATAATAGACGGCTTACAAGCGTACAAGTCTGCAACGTGCAGCGGTAGTGATGGGACGAAAGACAAAGTGTATATCACCGCAACAGCGGTACCGTTTAACCAGTACTCATTAACGCAAAACAAAATACAATTTATTGTACGCAACAAAAAACTGCAATTGGGGTACAGCGAAATATGTACCGCAAAAACCAGTGATAGTTCGCAACTCTACGGCGCGTTAAAGTTTGTACAAAGCGGTCCCGATCCGACGTTTAAGTTAGGCGAAGTGTACAGCTTCCCTAATCCTGCAAAGTATGGGAAGAATCCGGTGTTACACATTGAAGTCGGTATAGCGGACAAAGTAGATATCGGGATATACAATATTGCCGGTGAGTTAATATACACCACCAATATTGATGGTAATTCAGCAAGTGTGGTGAACAACAAGTATTGTTACGAACAGGAATGGGACTCCGGCGGGTACGCCAGCGGGGTATATATTTACCTAATAAAAGCGCATAAGTCCGGGTATGCTGACATCAAAGCCGTGAAAAAACTTGCGGTAATACGGTAA